From the Streptomyces sp. SN-593 genome, the window GGACCGCGCGATCCAGTTGCACGGCGCCGGCGGGGTGTCCCAGGACTTCCCGCTGGCGGAGCTGTGGGCGGCGGTCCGGACCCTGCGGCTGGCCGACGGCCCGGACGAGGTCCACAAGCGGTCGCTCGCCCGCCGCGAGCTGCGCCGCTACGCCTGACCCCGGGGCGGCGCGTCACACCGGTCCGGGGACGTCCCCCCGGCGGTGGGCCGGCCGCGCGGGTTCCCCCGCGCCCCTGGGTTCGGACGGCTTCCTCCGTGCGAGGGGCGGCACCCGCCCAGGGGCGCGGGGGAACCTCACGGAAGGACGACGAGCCGTCCCACCGTCGTGCCGTCGCTGACCCTCTGGACGGCGTCGGCGGCCGCTGTGAGGGGAAGGCGTTCGCTGACGAGCGGCTTGACCGCGCCCTTGGCGGCCAGGTCGGTGAGTTCGTCGTGGGCCCGCCGGACGGCCGCCGGGTCCTGCGTGTTGTACAGCCCCCAGTGCAGCCCGAGGATCGTGTAGTTCTTCACGAGCGCGTGGTTGAGCCCCGGCGCGGGGATCGTCCCGCTGGTGAAGCCGACCACCACGATGCGCCCTTCGAAGGCGATGCACTTCGTGGACCGGGTGTAGGCGTCGCCGCCGACCGGGTCGTAGACGACGTCGGCGCCGCGCCCGCCGGTGGCCTCCTTGACCACGGCCACGAAGTCCTCGCGGTGCCGGTCCACGACCACGTCGGCGCCCGCCTCGCGTGCGGCGCCGGCCTTCTCCGGCCCGCCGACCACGCCGATGACGGTGGCGCCGGCCGCCTTGCCGAGCTGGACGGCCGCGCTGCCGACGCCGCCGGCCGCAGCGTGCACCAGCAGCGTCTCGCCGGGGCGCAGCGCGGCGCGGCGGTGCAGGCCGAACCAGCCGGTCTGGTAGCCGATGTGCAGGGCGGCGGCCTCGGCGTCGTCGAGCGCCTCGGGCGCGGGCAGCACGCCGGCCGCGGGCACCACCGCGTACTCGGCGTACGCCCCCGCGGGCAGGGCGACCGGGCTGATGACGCGGTCGCCGGGGGTGAGCCCGGCCACGCCCTCGCCGGCGCGGACGACCTCACCGCACAGCTCGACGCCGGGGGTGAAGGGCAGCGGCGGCCGGACCTGGTACTGGCCGCGGCACAGCAGCGCGTCGGGGAAGTTGACGCAGGCGGCGCGCACCCGCAGCAGCACCTCGCCGGGGCCGGGCGCCGGGGTGGGTATCTCGTCGAGGCGCATCGCCTCGCGCGGTTCGCCGTTGTGGTGGACGCGCCATGCCTTCACGTGGGATCTCCCGGGGTCGCGGGCGGCCGCAACGAGTGCAGCAGCAGGTCGGAGAACTCGGCGGCGACCTGCTCGGCGGTGAGCGGGCCGTCCGCGTGGTACCAGGTGCCGAGGTGGTGCACCGAGCCGAAGAAGTAGTCCACCACCAGGTCGGGGCGGGGTTCGGGCCGCAGGAGGCCGTCGCGCTGCCCCTCCTCGATGAGCGCGCGGAACGTCTCGTGGTAGCGGCGGCGCTCGGCGCGCACCGCCTTCTGCTTCTCCGGACCGAGCTGGTGGATCGAGCGGAAGAAGATCTTCGTGTCGTCGAGGTTCTGGATGCTGGTGACGACGACGTCGGCGGCGGCCTCGGCGATCCGCTCGGTGACGGGGACCGGGCGGGCCGCGATCGCGTCGAGCCGTTCGGTCTGCAGCCGCAGCACCCGCCCGTAGATCTCGTGCAGCAGGTCGTCCTTGGAGCCGAAGTAGTGGTAGAGGGCGCCCTTGGTGACGCCGGCGGCCTCCACGATCTCCTGCACCGAGGTGCGGTCGTAGCCGCGCTCGGCGAACAGCCGGGTGGCCTCGGCGAGCAGCCGTTCGGGCACGGCCGCGGTCGCGCCCGGTGCGGTGGTGCCCGGTGCGGTGGCGCCCGCTCGCGCGGTGCCCGGTCCCGTACCGCCGCCACCGCTGCTGCCGCTCGTCGCCTTGCGTGCCATGGCTGCCCTCTCCTCGTGCCGTCCGGTCGGCCGGCGGCGTTCCGGCCGGTACGGACCCTATCCGGCCGCCGCCCTCAGTTCGCGGCGCAGGATCTTTCCGGTCGTGGTCTTGGGCAGCTCGACGCGCACCTCGACCTGCCGCGGGTACTTGAAGGCCGCCAGCCGCTCCCGGCAGTACGCGACCAGTTCCTCCGGCTCGACGGCGGCGCCCGGCTGGAGACTGACGTACGCCTTCACGCTCTCGCCGCGGTAGGCGTCGGGCACCCCCACGACGGCGGCCTCGCGGACGGCCGGATGGGTGTAGAGGACGTCCTCGACCTCGCGCGGCCAGACCTTGAAGCCGGAGGCGTTGATCATGTCCTTCTTGCGGTCGACGACGTACAGCCAGCCGTCCTCGTCCATGAAGCCGACGTCGCCGGTGCGCAGTTCGCCGCCGGGCAGGCCCGCCGCGGTCTCCTCCGGCTTGTTCCAGTAGCCGGGCACCACCATCGGACCGCTGACCGCGATCTCGCCCTGCTGCCCGAACGGCACCTCGGCGCCCGTGTCGTCGAGGATGCGGACCATGGTGCCGGGGCCGGGCACGCCGACCGCGAGGGTGCCCGACTCCGGGTCGACCGGCGCCTCCAGGCCCGGCGGCACGCTCGCGCACGGCGCGGTGCACTCCGTCAGGCCGTAGCCGTTGGCGAGGTAGCGGCCGCCGGAGCGGGTCCGGAAGGACTCGACCACGGCGGGCGGCAGCGGAGCGCCGCCCGAGGCGATATGCCGGAAGGAGGCGAAGTCGCCGGGCGCGGCGTCGGGCCGGGCGAGCAGCGCCATGAACGCGGTCGAGGGGCCGACGGTGAAGGCCGGGCGGTGCTCGCGGAACGCGTCGAGCACCACGCCGGGCTCGAAGCGGTAGGCGAGCGCCACGCTGTGGCCGCCGGCCAGGGCCGCGGCGAGCTGGCAGACCATGCCGGTGATGTGGAAGAGCGGTGCCAGCACGAACACCACCGCGTCGTCCGGGAGTTGCTGGAGGCGGACCTGGCGGTGGGCGTTGAAGGAGATGTTGCCGTGGGTGTTGAGGGCGCCCTTGGGGTGGCCGCTGGTGCCGGAGGTGTAGCTGACCAGCGCGGTGTCGTCCGCGGCGGGCAGGTCCGCGGCGGAGCGTACCGGGCTGGGCCCGGCGTGGGCGCGGGCGACGGCGAGGACGTCCGGCGGCACGCCGGGGCCGTCGGAGGCGGTTCCCGCCGGGGTGGAGCCCTCGGGGGCGGGACCGTCGGAGGCCGGGAGCTCTGACGTCCCGGGCCGGGGGCGCTGCCCGAGCACCCGGGCGTCGTCGCGGGTCTGCAGGTCGTGCTCGTCGGCGGTCAGCGCGATCCGGACCGGCGAGTCGGCCACGGTGTCGCGGACGTACGCCTCCCAGGCGGTGCGCGAGCACAGGATCGCGGCGGCCCCCGCGTCGTGCAGGATGTGGGCCAACTCCCCGCTCTTGTACATCGGGTTGACCGGGATCACGACGCCGCCCGCCTTCCACGCGGCGAGCAGGCCGATCACGAACTGCGGCACGTTCTGGAGCATGACCGCGAGGCGGTCGCCGGGGGCGAAGCCGCGCTCGGCGAGGTGGCGGGCGAGGCCGTCGGAGAGGGCGTCCAACTCGCCGTACGCCAGGGTGCCGTCGAAGTAGCGCAGCGCGGGGCGCTCGGGGGTGCGCCCGGCGACGGCGAGGAAGGTGTGCAGCACGGACGGCGGGTGCTCGCTCGCGGCGCGCTGCTCCTGCGTGAAGTGCTTCAGCCAGGGCTGGTCCGCGGAGGTCGTCATGCCCGTCCGCCCCTCTCCGCCCCGGCGGCGTCCGCCGGTCGCTCCTCCGCGGCGGCGAGTTGCTGCTCGTACTGGCGCTGGAGCTTGTTCATGCCGCCGAGCCAGCGCTCGGGTTCCGCGGCGCGGGCGGCGTAGTAGCCGGCCACCTCGGGGTGCGGCAGGATCAGGAACCGCTCGGCCGCGATGCCCTCGATCACCGCGTCGGCCACGTCCTCGGGCTCGATGGCGGTCGGCGCGAGCACCAGGTCGCCGGCGGGACCGGTGGTGGAGAGCATCGCGGTGCGCACCCCCTGCGGGCAGACCGCGTGCGCGCGGACGCCGCGGTGCCGGTAGGTGAGCGACAGCCACTCGGCGAAGGCGAGCGCGCCGTGCTTGGTCACGGAGTACGGTGCCGCGCCGATCATCGTCAGCAGGCCGGCGGCGGAGACGGTGGACACGAAGCGGCCGGAGCCGCGCTCCAGCCACTCCGGCAGCAGGTCGCGGGCGGCGCGGACGTGGCTCATCACGTTGACGTCCCAGGCCAGTTCCCAGGCGTCCTCGTCCGCCTCGGGACCCCCGCCGGTGCCGACGCCCGCGTTGGCGCAGAACACGTCGATGGTGCCGCCGAGCGCGGTCCGCGCGGCCGGCACCACGCCGGAGGCGTCGCCGGGCACCACCGCCGCGTCGATCTCGGCGGCGGTCGCGCGGGCGGCGTCGGCGTCGAGGTCGTTGACCGCCACCCGGGCGCCCTCGGCCGCGAACCGCCGGGCGAGTGCGGCCCCGATCCCGCCCCCGGCCCCCGTGACGACCACCCGGGCGCCGCTCAGCGCTTCCACGACCACGACGTGTCTCCTTCGACTCGACGGTGCGACCTTCTGCATACTAAGCGGTCGGTCACCGCTGCGGAAGGGCGGACGCGGCAGGGCCGGGCCCCGTCCGGGACCCGGCCCCACGCCGTACGGTCGGCGCCGCCGAGCGGCGCCTCACGTGTCCGGCGCGTCCGGCGCGTTCAGGCGCGCTGAGCACGTCCGGCGCGTTCAGGACATCCAACGCGATCAACGTGCTCGGCGTGCTCAGCGTGCTCAGCGTGCTCAGCGTGCTCAGCGTGCTCAGCGGTGCGAGGGGAACTCCACCACCTGCTGGTAGGTGGGGCGGTTCTGCCAGCTGATCCGGTCGTCGGTGATGCCGCCGAGCGGCCGCTGCACGATCGAGTCGGCGCACCACTGGTCGCCGGCCGCGCAGCCGCCGTCGTCGCCCGGGTAGACGGTGGTCGCCGGGGTGGCGGCCGCCTGCTTCAACGTGGACAGCAGGATGTTCCGGCAGGCCGAGAGCTGCCCGCCGCCGCAGTAGGTGTGCGCCAACGGCCCCTGCACGCTCTGCCCGAGCACCTTGCGCAGGTCCTTGTCGACGTACGACCACCAGCCGTACTGGAAGGAACTGCCCGCGTGCGAGCCGGTCGGCCCGTGCCCGGCCGACGGCGACTCGTCGATGGTCAGGTCCGCCGCCAGCGCGTTGTACAGGTCGGTGCCGAGCCCCGTCTGGAACTCGCCCTGCACCAGCAGCGGCCACCACGCGTCCATGGTCCGCACCGCGTCCGCGTCGGCGTACGTGTGCGAACCGGCCGAGGTCTCGGTGCGCTTGGTGCCGTCCGCCAGCCACGTGGTCAACTGCTGGACGGCGGCGGCCTCCTGGCTGTCGGTCACCGGCGCGCTCTTGATCACCTGGAGCAGTTCGGGCAGAACGTCCTCACCGCGCAGGTCGGTCAGCGACGCGCTCGACATCGCCTTGACCAGCGACGCCCGGGTCACCCCGCCGGCCTGGACCAGCGCCTTGACCCGGTCCTCCAGCAGGTCGGCCCGGTGCACCGAGCCGTTGCCGAAGCCCGCCGAGGTGTAGCCGGGGGCCTGCTTGTTGTTCCAACTGATGTAGTAGTCCTGGTCGACGGACTGCGGGTGCTGCGAAGGCGGCGTGTAGGTCGCCGTGTTGTGGGTCGGGTCCCAGCCCTGCCAGTCGTAGGCGCCGGTCCCCCACACCGGGAAGGACGCGTCCACCCCGGCCGCCCGCACCGGGTTGGTGCCGCTGTTGTAGTACGCGGTCTGCCGGGAGTCGGCGTAGAACCAGTTGAAGGTGTAGTTGATGTCCTGCGCCGCCTTCTGGAACGACGCCGCGTCGTGCACGAACCCCGGGTCGTTCAGCTCCTGGAAGCCGATGATCGAGTCCGCCTCGTGCATGTACGAACTGCGCAACTGCGTGTAGGCGACCGGTTTTCCGCCGACCGTGGCCCGGTAGATCACCGGCCCGTACGCCGTCCGCCACACCTGCATCCGGTACGACCCGGCGGGGGTGGAGTCCGCGAGCGTCGGCGTCCAGGAGTTGGTGCGCTCCAGCTTCTCCATCGGCACGCAGCTACCGTGCAGGATGTAGTGCGTGTCGTCCTGGCAGAGCTGGACCGCGTAGGTGTCGGTCACGTCCTGCGAGGCGGAGGTGGCGCTCCACGCGTAGTCCTGGCCGCGGCCGAGTTCGACGTACATGCCCAGCCCCGCGAACGACGCGCCGCGTGCGCTGATACCCGGGCCCTGGAGCTCCTGGAGCATCAGCAACTGCGGTGCGAAGTAGCCGGTCTGCGGGCCGAACACGGCGACCGGGTGGCCGCTGGCGGTGTGCGCGCCGCTCACCACCAGCGCGTTGGACATGCCCTTGCGGGGGTCGGAGAACATGTTCGAGGGCAGCACCCCCGGGCTCTTGGTGGTCGACTGGGTCGCCCCGCCGGTCGCGTCGTAGACCAGCGGCTCCGGCACCACCGAGCCGGGGTCGGGCAGCGCCTCGCCCTGCGCGCTGGCCGGCTTGCCCGCGTACGGGAACGAACTGCCGTCGTGCACGGTCGAGGTGGCCTCCGGGTCGTCCCGCTCCCGGAACGACTCCCACACGTTCGTGCCGTCCTGCACGCCGTACTTCTGCTGGGCGGCCAGCAGCGACAGCGCCGACTGCACCTCTCCCCCGCCGCCGGTGCCGAAGAGCGCGCCGATCACCGAGGCGAGCGCGATCAGGTCGGTGAGCTGGAACGGCTCGATGTCCCCGGCGTTGGTGATGGCGTTCACGTGCCCGGTCAGGTCGTACTCGCCGGGGAAGTACCGGCCGCTCTTCGCCGCGGTGATGTAGGCGTTGATGCCGTCGATGTAGTCCTGCGCGTCCGCGAGCGCCTGCCTGCCGCGGTCACCGCTGTTGTTGCTGAGCCAGTCGACCTGGGCCTGGAGGTCGGCCTCGGTGTAGGGCGCCTGCTGCCAGAACTCCTGCTCCAGGCCGCGGTTGGCCGCCGCGCCGCCGGCGAACGACGACAACTCCCCCCGGCCGACGTGCCGGAAGAGGTCCATCAGCCACAACCGGTCCTGCGCGGCGGCGTATCCCGCCCCGAACTCGGTGCCGTCCCGCGTGGTGCCCTTGATGTGCGGCACCCCGGTGGCCTTGTCGCGGGTGATCGTGACGTCGGAGCGCGGGCTGACCACCGAGGCGACCTGGTTCGAGGGCACCCCGAACGAGGACGAGTTGAAGAAGTTGCTCAGCGTCGCGTCCGTCAGGTTCTGGTACCCGGTCGCGAGCGAGGAGTACGGCCCGAGCTGGTCGGTCGTGTGGGCCGGGCGCGTACCGAACGCCTTGTTGGCGAGGATGTCGGCGAGGGTGGCGTTGCCGTTCTCGCCGGGCGGCAGGATGTCCGAGCACTGCCCGCCGCAGTAGTCGGTGGTGGGGTCCGCGGCGTGCGCGGCCATCGCGCCCGGCGCCAACAGGGTGGCGCCGAGGGCCAGCAGCGCGGCGGCGGCCGCGGTTCTCAGGGTGCCGATCCGCCTGCCGACGCGCGTGCCGATCCGTCGTGGGGTCCGTAGCGGCATGTCTGCTCCTTCCGGATACCGGTGCGCGGAGGTTACCGCCGGTACGGACTCCCCGGAAGATGAACATACGTCAGCTTTTCGTTTTCTCCGGCGCTCCATTTGGCGTGAACACGACGATACGTGCGCACATCGCCCGGACCCGCGGGGCCGCCGCCGTCACACGGCCCGCAGCACGAACACGCCCCACCCCAGGTAGCGGCGCTGGTACTCCAGATGGGTACGCCGGCTGTGGGCCAGGAACTCGCGCATGTCCGCCGCGTCCCGGTGGTCCGCCGGCACCGCCCGCAGCCAGTCCGAGATCGCGAACCACTGCTCGGCGACGTAGCGGTCCCAGCTGTCCCCGTCGGCCAGCACCATCTCCACCAGCTCCGTGCCGGCGGCCTCGAACCGGTCCAGCGTGCCCACCAGCGAGGTGAAGTCCTCCGGCTCGAACCCCATCGCCTCGAACGCCTCCTTGGGCGCCGGCTCGGTCAGGTACGGCTCGCCGACCAGCATCAGCCCGCCCGGCCGCAGCGCCCGCCGCAGCAGGTCGACGGTGCCGCCGAGCCCGCCGCCGATCCACGTCGCCCCCACGCAGGACACGACGTCGAACGCCGCCGGCTCCGCCTCGTACGCCCCCGCGTCGCCGCGTACGAAGTCCACCCGCTCGGCCACCCCCAGCTCCGCGGCCCGCAGCCGGGCCGCCGTCAGGAACACCTCGCTCAGGTCGACCCCGACGCCCCCGGTGCCGTACCGCTCCGCCCAGCGGGTCAGCATCTCCCCCTTCCCGCACGCCAGGTCGAGCTGCCGCTGCCCCTCCTTCAGGCGGCAGACCTCGCCGAGGAGCATCAGCTTCTCGTCCGTGATGGGGTTCAGGATGCGGTGCCCGGACTCCGCGATCTCGTGATGGCGCAGGCTCATGCGACTCCTCGGCCGTACAGGCCCCCGGCGGGGGCAGAACCCGCGCATCGTGCCTGATCCGGGGGCACGGGTGCCAGTCGATATCGCGCGGCCGGGGAGGAGGTGGAGCCGCAGGCCCGGCAGCCGGGACGCCTCGGCGGTCCGGGCCTGCTCCCGGGCCGGTCCGGCGGCTCCCCGCCGTGAGCCCGGCAGGATCCGCCGGACAGGCCCTAACGCCGGTCGAGCCGCAGCAGGCTCTCCGCCGTCGCGAGCACGGCCTCCTCGCCCGGCCGGGGCGCCCAGCCCAGCAGCCGTCCGGCCTTCGCCGCGCTCGTGCGGCGGATCGGGACCGGGCGCGCGGCCGCCTGGCCCGCCGGGTCCGCGTCCGCCGGGCCGGCCCCCTGCGAGACCTCCTCCGTCGGCACCCGCGCCCCGGCCGCGCCCAACCGCTCCTTGAGCAGCACCGCGACGTCGCGCAGGGACGTCACGTCCCCGGCCGCCGCCACGAACCGCTCACCGGCCGCGGCCGGGTCGGTCATCGCCCGCAGGTGGAGGTCGGCGACGTCGCGGACGTCCACCACCGCGAAGTACGTCCGGGGCACCGCCGTCATCCCGCCGTCCAGCAGTTGCCGGACCAGGCCGACCGAGGCGGAGTAGTCGGGCCCGAGGACCGGGCCGAAGACGCCCACCGGGTTGACCACCGCGAGTTCCGTCCCGCCCCCCTGCGTCGCGGCGAACTCCCAGGCGGCGCGCTCGGCCAGCGTCTTGGACTTCACGTACGCGCCGACGCCCGGGCCCTCGACGTCGGTCCAGGTCTCCTCCGTGAAGGGCGCGTCGGTCGGCGGGTGGCCGTAGCCGATCGCGCCGAAGGACGAGGTGAGCACCACACGACGGACCCCCGCGTCGCGCGCCGCCCGCAGCACCCGCAGGGCGCCGTCGCGGGCCGGGACGACCAGGTCGTCCTCGTGGGCGGGCTCGCCGGCCGGGAAGGGCGAGGCGACGTGCAGGACGTACGCGCACCCCGCGACGGCCTCGGCCCAGCCCTCGTCGGCGCCGAGGTCGGCGACGGCGAAGGTCAGGGTGCCGTCCGAGCCGTCCAGGACCGTCCCGTTCGGGGTCGTACGGTCCGGGGTCGTACGGTCCGCCGCGCCGCCCGCCGCCGCGCGTGCCTCGGTGCGGCCGGCCGCCACCATGGCGCGCACGTCCGCCTCGCGCGCCGGGGAGCGGACCGTGGCCCGTACCCGGTGGCCCGCCTCCAGCAGCCGCACCACGCAGTGCGCGCCCACGAATCCCGAGCCGCCCGTGACCAGTACCAGTTCGCCGCTCATGCCGTCCGCTCCCGTCTTCCCGGATCTCCGGCGGACGCCCGCCCGCCGGCACCGTCGATGATGCGGCCGCCCGTCACGGACAGTAAGACCCCGCGGACCCTGGTAACGCCAGGGACAGGATGAGCGGCGCGTCCCGCCGTACGCTGGGCCCCATGGACACGGTGGGTGAGCTGGGCGCGTACCTCCGGGCGCGCCGCGAGCGGCTGCGTCCGCAGGACGTCGAGCTGCCGCCGGGAACCAGGCGCCGGGTGCCGGGGCTGCGGCGCGAGGAGGTCGCGCTGCTCGCCGGGATCAGCGTCGAGTACTACCTGCGGCTGGAGCAGGGCCGCGACCAGCGCCCGTCGGACCAGGTGCTCGACAGCCTGGCCCGCGCGCTGCGGCTGGACGCCGACGCGGAGGGGTACCTGCGTACGCTCGCCCGGCCGCGGCCACCGGCGGCGCGGCGCCGACCCACCCGGCCGGAGCGGGTCGGCCCGGGCCTGCGCGCGCTGATCGACCAGTGGACCACCACGCCCGCCACGGTGGTCGGCCGCTCCCTGACGACGCTGGCGGCCAACCCGCTGGCCGTCGCGCTCAACCCGTACTTCGCGCCCGGTGTCGGCACGCTGCGCGCCGCGTTCCTCGAACCGGGGATGCGCGCGTACTACCGCGACTGGGAGACCATGACCGCGAAGACCGTCGCCCACCTGCGCTCCATGGTCGCGGGGGTGGACGACCCTCGTGTGCTGGAGCTGATCGGCGAGTTGAGCCTGCGCAGCGAGCGGTTCCGCACGCTCTGGGCCCGGCAGGACGTCCGCGTCAAGGCCAGCGGGGTCACGCTGCTGCGGCATCCGCAGGTGGGTGACCTCGACCTGCACTACGAGAAGCTGGCGCTGCCGGAGGCGCCCGGGCAGATGCTGGTCACGTACCACGCACAGCCGGGAACCGCGTCGTACGAGCGGCTGCACCTCCTGGCCCACCTCGCGGAACGGCCCGAGCAGGGGGCCCGGTGGCAGGAGGAGGAGCGGGCGGAGGAAGGACGGGCGGCGACGAGGCAGCCGGGCGCGGGTCGGCCCGGCGCAGGTCGGCCCGGCGCGCGGCAGCCGGAGGAGGGCGCGCGGCAGCCGGAGCTGGGCGCGCCGCCGGGGGATGCCGCGCCGCCGCTTCGTTGAGCGCCGGCGCCGTGGCGCGGACGGTGCGGACGGTGCGGACGGCCTGGAACGGCGGATACGGCGTGTCGGCCCCGACACGTTGACACGCCGAGGGGACGCAACGATCCTGAGCAAGCGCTTGGACAGCCGCACCCCAGGAGGTCACCGCCATGCCGCAGCCCCGCGTCTTCGCCTCGCTCGACGAGTTGCGCGCCGCCGTCGGCGAGCAGCTCGGCTGGTCGGACTGGATCGAGGTCGAGCAGGAGCGGATCGACCGGTTCGCCGAGGCGACCGGTGACCACCAGTGGATCCACGTCGACCCCGAACGGGCGGCGCAGGGCCCCTTCCACACCACCATCGCGCACGGCTTCCTCACGCTCTCGCTGATCCCGTCGCTGACCCCGCGGCTGTTCCGCGTCGAAGGGGTCCGGATGGGCGTCAACTACGGCGTGAACAAGGTCCGCTTCCCCGCGCCCGTGCCGGTGGGGTCGCGGCTGCGGGCCACCGCGACGGTCGCCGACGTGTCGGAGGCGGGCGGCGGCGTCCAACTCGTCACCCAGGTGACGGTCGAGCGCGAGGGCGGCGAGAAGCCGGTGTGCGTGGCGGAGACGGTGTCGCGGTTCTACCTCTGAGCGGCGCCGACGTGGCGCGGCTCGCGGGCAGGCGCGGCGGGTCGGCGCGGCAGGTCGGGCGGCGTATCGGCGTATCGACACATCGGTGTACCGGCGTACCGGGTCGTCGTGCGCGGCGACGGGTGACCGTGTCGACATGGCGACTGCTCAGTCGATCCGGCGGACCATCCGCAGCACGAGCCCGGCGTACAGGGTCCCGACCTCGTCGGGCGTGCGGCTGCCGTCCGGGCTGAACCAGCGCGCCACGTCGATGCAGAGCGACAGCACCGCGAGCGTGGTGCCGGAGACGTCGGGCACGTCGAACTCGCCGGTCGTCACGCCGTCCTTGACAATCGTCCGGATCGCGTCCTCGCTCCGGCGGCGCAGCACGACGATCTCGCGGTAGTGCTCGGGGGCGAGGGCACCGAGTTCGTACTGCACGATGCGGCCGGTGGTGTGGTGCTCGGCGTGCCAGCGGACGAAGACGCGGACCGCCGCCGCGAGGCGTTCGGCCGGTGCGCCCTCGGCGTCGCGGGCCTCCTCCAGCATGGCCAGCGAGCGGTGGTGGCCGACCTTGCTGATCTGGTAGAGCAGCTCCTCCTTGGTCTTGTAGTGGATGTAGAGCGCGGCGGGGCTCATCCCGGCCCGTCCGGCGATGTCCCGGGTGGTGGTGGCGTGGTAGCCGCGCTCCGCGAACGCCTCGACCGCGGCGATCACCAGCCGCCTCGCGGCGTCGGGGGTGATGTCACCCCACGCCTCGCCGGTTGCCGCCTCCGCAGCCGTCATCGCACGCTCCTCACACCCGTCACACCCATGTGGTCGACAGGGCCACACCCTACCGTCACGGGTGAGCAAGCGCTTAGCCGAAGCTCGGGAGGCGGGGGCGTGCAGGGGCCGTCCCCGCCGGCGGGGCGCGCGGCCCGGGCGCGCCGGGGCGCGCGGGCAGGCAGTGCCTAGAACGCGGAGATTCCGGTCAGCGCCCGCCCGATCAGCAGCTTGTGTATCTGGCTGGTGCCTTCGTACAGCGTCATCACCCGCGCGTCGCGCAGCAGCTTTCCCGCCGGGTACTCGTCGATGTAGCCGTAACCGCCGAACACCTGGAGCGCGTTGTTGGCGCAGCGCACCGCGGCCTCGCTGGCGTAGAGCTTGGCGACCGACGACTCGGTGGCGAAGGGCCGCCCGCGGTCGATGAGGTCGGCGACGCGCCAGGTGAGCAGCCGGGCGGCGTCCACGTCCACGGCGATGTCGGCGATCATCTCCTGGACGAGCTGGTGCCGGGCGATCGGCACCCCGAACTGCTCGCGCTGCCCGGCGTAGCCGGTGGCCGCCTCCAGACACGCCTGCGCGATCCCGACGCACCCGGCCGCCACCGACATCCGTCCCTTGGCGAGCGCGGACATGGCGACGGAGAAGCCCTTGCCCTCGGGCCCGAGCATCGCGTCGGCCGGGACCCGCACCGCGTCGAGCACCAGCTCGGCCGTGGCCTGGCCGCGCAGGCCGAGCTTGCCGTGCACCTCCCGGCGGGTCAGGCCCGGGGCGTCGGCCGGCACGAGGAACGCGCTCACCCCCCGGTGCCCCTCCCCGCCGGTGCGCGCGAAGAGCAGCACCACGTCGGCCCAGGTCCCGTTGGTGATGAACATCTTGCTGCCGGTGATCACGTACCCGTCGCCGTCGCGCACCGCGCGGGTGGTGAGATTGGCGGCGTCCGACCCGGTCCCGGGCTCGGTGAGGCCGAAGCAGCCGATCGCGTCGCCGGCCGTCAGCCGCGGCAGCCACGCCCGCTTCTGGGCCCCGCTCCCCCAGTGCGCTATCGACTTGGCGACAAGGCCGAGCGAGACCGACACGATCCCGCGCACCGCGGAGTCCCCGCGCCCCAGTTCCTCGGTGACCAGGCAGTACGCGAGGTGGTCGCCACCCGAGCCACCGTACTCCTCGCCGATGGTCAGGCCGAGGAAGCCGAGCGAGCCGAGCTTCTTCACGATCCCGCGGTCCACGCCCTCCGCCCGGTCCCACGCGGCGGCGTGCGGAACGATCTCCCGATCCGCGAAGTCCCTGGCCAGCGCCTTCACGGCAGCCTGTTCCTCGGACAGCTCAAGGTCCACCGCGGTCACCCGGCCCTTCTGGACTTCCCTAAACTACCGGCGCTAGTTTTTGGTCGGCAGCCTCTACTATGTGCCGCATGGCCCGCCCCCGCAAGCCCCTGCTCAGCCGCGACCGCATCGTGACGACGGCGCTCGCCCTCATCGACGAGGAGGGCCTCGCCGCGCTGTCCACCCGTCGGCTCGCGGCGGAACTCGGGGTCAGCGGGCCGTCCCTGTACAACCACTTCGCCACCAAGGAGGCGATCCTCGACGCGGCCGCCGACACGGTCATCG encodes:
- a CDS encoding penicillin acylase family protein; amino-acid sequence: MPLRTPRRIGTRVGRRIGTLRTAAAAALLALGATLLAPGAMAAHAADPTTDYCGGQCSDILPPGENGNATLADILANKAFGTRPAHTTDQLGPYSSLATGYQNLTDATLSNFFNSSSFGVPSNQVASVVSPRSDVTITRDKATGVPHIKGTTRDGTEFGAGYAAAQDRLWLMDLFRHVGRGELSSFAGGAAANRGLEQEFWQQAPYTEADLQAQVDWLSNNSGDRGRQALADAQDYIDGINAYITAAKSGRYFPGEYDLTGHVNAITNAGDIEPFQLTDLIALASVIGALFGTGGGGEVQSALSLLAAQQKYGVQDGTNVWESFRERDDPEATSTVHDGSSFPYAGKPASAQGEALPDPGSVVPEPLVYDATGGATQSTTKSPGVLPSNMFSDPRKGMSNALVVSGAHTASGHPVAVFGPQTGYFAPQLLMLQELQGPGISARGASFAGLGMYVELGRGQDYAWSATSASQDVTDTYAVQLCQDDTHYILHGSCVPMEKLERTNSWTPTLADSTPAGSYRMQVWRTAYGPVIYRATVGGKPVAYTQLRSSYMHEADSIIGFQELNDPGFVHDAASFQKAAQDINYTFNWFYADSRQTAYYNSGTNPVRAAGVDASFPVWGTGAYDWQGWDPTHNTATYTPPSQHPQSVDQDYYISWNNKQAPGYTSAGFGNGSVHRADLLEDRVKALVQAGGVTRASLVKAMSSASLTDLRGEDVLPELLQVIKSAPVTDSQEAAAVQQLTTWLADGTKRTETSAGSHTYADADAVRTMDAWWPLLVQGEFQTGLGTDLYNALAADLTIDESPSAGHGPTGSHAGSSFQYGWWSYVDKDLRKVLGQSVQGPLAHTYCGGGQLSACRNILLSTLKQAAATPATTVYPGDDGGCAAGDQWCADSIVQRPLGGITDDRISWQNRPTYQQVVEFPSHR
- a CDS encoding SAM-dependent methyltransferase, with the protein product MSLRHHEIAESGHRILNPITDEKLMLLGEVCRLKEGQRQLDLACGKGEMLTRWAERYGTGGVGVDLSEVFLTAARLRAAELGVAERVDFVRGDAGAYEAEPAAFDVVSCVGATWIGGGLGGTVDLLRRALRPGGLMLVGEPYLTEPAPKEAFEAMGFEPEDFTSLVGTLDRFEAAGTELVEMVLADGDSWDRYVAEQWFAISDWLRAVPADHRDAADMREFLAHSRRTHLEYQRRYLGWGVFVLRAV
- a CDS encoding SDR family oxidoreductase encodes the protein MSGELVLVTGGSGFVGAHCVVRLLEAGHRVRATVRSPAREADVRAMVAAGRTEARAAAGGAADRTTPDRTTPNGTVLDGSDGTLTFAVADLGADEGWAEAVAGCAYVLHVASPFPAGEPAHEDDLVVPARDGALRVLRAARDAGVRRVVLTSSFGAIGYGHPPTDAPFTEETWTDVEGPGVGAYVKSKTLAERAAWEFAATQGGGTELAVVNPVGVFGPVLGPDYSASVGLVRQLLDGGMTAVPRTYFAVVDVRDVADLHLRAMTDPAAAGERFVAAAGDVTSLRDVAVLLKERLGAAGARVPTEEVSQGAGPADADPAGQAAARPVPIRRTSAAKAGRLLGWAPRPGEEAVLATAESLLRLDRR
- a CDS encoding helix-turn-helix domain-containing protein, which gives rise to MDTVGELGAYLRARRERLRPQDVELPPGTRRRVPGLRREEVALLAGISVEYYLRLEQGRDQRPSDQVLDSLARALRLDADAEGYLRTLARPRPPAARRRPTRPERVGPGLRALIDQWTTTPATVVGRSLTTLAANPLAVALNPYFAPGVGTLRAAFLEPGMRAYYRDWETMTAKTVAHLRSMVAGVDDPRVLELIGELSLRSERFRTLWARQDVRVKASGVTLLRHPQVGDLDLHYEKLALPEAPGQMLVTYHAQPGTASYERLHLLAHLAERPEQGARWQEEERAEEGRAATRQPGAGRPGAGRPGARQPEEGARQPELGAPPGDAAPPLR